A single genomic interval of Gouania willdenowi chromosome 10, fGouWil2.1, whole genome shotgun sequence harbors:
- the sox3 gene encoding transcription factor Sox-3: MYNMMETEIKTPLPQSNSGSVPGAKNSSASDQERVKRPMNAFMVWSRGQRRKMAQENPKMHNSEISKRLGADWKLLTDAEKRPFIDEAKRLRAMHMKEHPDYKYRPRRKTKTLLKKDKYSLPGGLLAPGSNAVNNSVSVGQRMDGYAHMNGWTNGAYSLMQDPLAYPQHHGMNSPQIQQMHRYEMAGLQYPMMSSAQTYMNAASTYSMSPAYTQQTSSAMGLSSMASVCKTEPSSPPPAITSHSQRACLGDLRDMISMYLPPGGEGAEHSSLQSSRLHSVHPHYQSAGTGVNGTLPLTHI, translated from the coding sequence ATGTACAACATGATGGAAACCGAGATCAAGACCCCGCTCCCGCAGTCCAACTCGGGCTCGGTTCCGGGCGCAAAGAACAGCAGCGCCAGCGACCAGGAGCGGGTGAAGCGGCCGATGAACGCCTTCATGGTTTGGTCCAGGGGTCAGCGGAGGAAGATGGCGCAAGAAAACCCCAAAATGCACAACTCTGAGATCAGCAAGAGACTTGGTGCAGATTGGAAACTTCTGACCGACGCTGAGAAGAGGCCCTTCATCGACGAGGCCAAGCGTCTGCGCGCCATGCACATGAAGGAGCACCCGGATTATAAATACCGACCCCGCAGGAAGACCAAGACCTTgcttaaaaaagacaaatactCGTTGCCCGGCGGGCTGTTGGCACCGGGATCCAACGCCGTCAACAACTCTGTGTCTGTGGGACAGCGGATGGACGGGTACGCGCACATGAACGGGTGGACGAACGGTGCGTACAGCCTGATGCAGGACCCGCTGGCGTATCCCCAGCACCACGGCATGAACAGCCCCCAGATCCAGCAGATGCACCGGTACGAGATGGCCGGCCTTCAGTATCCCATGATGTCCTCGGCGCAGACCTACATGAACGCGGCTTCTACGTACAGCATGTCCCCGGCGTACACGCAGCAGACCTCCAGCGCCATGGGGCTCAGCTCCATGGCGTCAGTGTGTAAGACCGAACCCAGCTCTCCGCCTCCGGCCATCACGTCCCACTCGCAGCGGGCGTGCTTGGGGGACCTGAGGGATATGATAAGCATGTATCTGCCTCCCGGTGGAGAAGGCGCGGAGCACTCGTCTCTGCAGAGCAGCCGGTTACACAGCGTCCACCCGCACTACCAGAGCGCAGGGACGGGCGTCAACGGGACTCTACCGCTCACCCACATCTGA
- the LOC114471092 gene encoding uncharacterized protein LOC114471092 gives MHREKREMAGLLPLVLLSICCVSAAATKAESQTEIISTKPAAEEPSVQNQQQNFITDINSTLRDISAQLAELKVEVKQLQKQSEEQSATLKEQELQKNELEKLQQQFKQQQQQHQIQAAELVNIITKENIIVNQVEALRTNIQARQVAFSASLLASGSGHTGPFNTPTNLIFRNVIVNIGRAYNPMTGVFTAPVRGAYHFEFYIYGEGHPLHQAAASLMKNGQQICVAYEHQVSRSFQAANGATLLLEAGDLVFLRQWANTRVFDNAFHPTTFSGHLLFTI, from the exons ATGCACAGAGAGAAAAGAGAGATGGCTGGCCTTCTTCCATTAGTGCTGCTCAGTATCTGCTGTGTTTCAGCAGCTGCAACCAAAGCCGAGTCTCAAACTGAAATAATTTCAACCAAACCTGCAGCAGAGGAACCCAGTGTGCAGAACCAACAGCAGAACTTCATCACCGACATCAACTCTACGCTGAGAGACATCAGTGCCCAGCTGGCTGAACTGAAGGTGGAGGTGaaacaactgcaaaaacagAGTGAAG AGCAATCAGCCACACTGAAAGAACAGGAACTGCAAAAAAATGAGCTGGAAAAGCTGCAGCAACAAttcaaacagcagcagcaacaacatcaAA TACAAGCAGCAGAGCTGGTCAACATTATAACCAAAGAAAACATCATAGTAAACCAGGTGGAAGCTCTGAGGACAAACATACAAG CGAGGCAGGTTGCCTTCTCCGCCTCCCTGCTGGCTTCTGGATCAGGACACACAGGACCGTTCAACACACCCACAAACTTGATCTTCAGAAATGTTATTGTAAATATTGGAAGAGCCTATAACCCAATGACAG GGGTCTTCACTGCACCAGTGAGGGGGGCCTATCACTTTGAGTTCTACATTTATGGAGAGGGACACCCTTTGCATCAGGCGGCAGCCTCGCTGATGAAGAACGGACAACAGATTTGTGTTGCATATGAGCATCAGGTTTCTCGTTCATTTCAAGCTGCTAACGGTGCTACGCTGCTGTTGGAGGCGGGCGATCTTGTGTTTTTGCGTCAGTGGGCAAACACCAGGGTATTTGATAATGCATTTCACCCAACCACCTTCAGCGGTCACCTGCTTTTCACAATATGA